In a single window of the Harpia harpyja isolate bHarHar1 chromosome 3, bHarHar1 primary haplotype, whole genome shotgun sequence genome:
- the BMF gene encoding bcl-2-modifying factor — protein MDRPSYLEEDYSSLDGLDDDVFHSDDFGLAGQPGEMTATGIFTQNQSYSCLLGRFQLFPLTHCCGPGIRHPEQQDKATQTLSPSSSSQDVMLPCGVTEEPRRLFYGNAGYRLHVPPVGFALDPHLQEEPQEGQREARAEVQIARKLQCIADQFHRLHIQRHQQNRNQVWWQLFLFLHNLALNAEANRNHTGQR, from the exons ATGGATCGCCCCAGCTACCTGGAAGAGGACTATTCTAGCCTGGATGGGCTGGACGATGACGTGTTTCACTCTGATGACTTTGGACTTGCAGGTCAGCCTGGTGAGATGACTGCAACTGGCATTTTCACACAGAACCAGTCCTACAGCTGCCTTCTGGGGAGGTTTCAACTATTCCCCCTCACACACTGCTGTGGTCCCGGTATCAGGCATCCTGAGCAGCAGGACAAGGCAACTCAAACACTCAGCCCGTCCTCTTCCAGTCAGGATGTTATGTTGCCTTGTGGAGTCACTGAAGAGCCCCGGAGACTCTTCTATG GCAATGCTGGTTACCGTTTACACGTCCCTCCAGTTGGCTTTGCATTGGATCCACACCTCCAAGAGGAGCCTCAGGAAGGTCAGCGGGAAGCGCGTGCCGAGGTGCAGATTGCACGGAAGTTGCAGTGCATTGCTGACCAGTTCCACCGGCTCCACATACAGAGG CATCAGCAGAACAGAAATCAAGTGTGGTGgcagctttttctcttcctacACAACTTGGCCTTAAACGCGGAGGCGAACAGGAACCACACTGGGCAGAGGTGA